A genomic region of Enterococcus sp. 12C11_DIV0727 contains the following coding sequences:
- a CDS encoding alpha/beta fold hydrolase, protein MKHNTFLSSDHKTTSHFICWEPQGERVGTVQIIHGMAEYIERYHEFAKYLNELGFVVVGHDHLGHGQSVLEAESKHGYFGETEPITFVLEDIDQIKEWIENNYPDLPHFMLGHSMGSFALRNYLQLYKADISGAIFMGTGKKASMLPLALSLTKGLNVTAPKKTNKWLDYLAFGSFSKQFPENGRFNWLSKNQENVKNYETDSLTGFTFTNNGFYTLFRLVDGANQNGWAQNIDQDLPVLVISGEQDPVGDFGIGPRKVAKELDEAGIKDVSLVLFADLRHEILFENEKIEVYKAISNWLQKRLNPGMKN, encoded by the coding sequence ATGAAACACAATACTTTTTTGTCATCAGATCACAAAACAACAAGCCATTTTATCTGCTGGGAGCCTCAAGGTGAGAGAGTTGGAACTGTCCAAATCATTCATGGCATGGCAGAATATATTGAACGCTATCATGAATTTGCTAAGTATCTGAATGAATTAGGCTTTGTAGTGGTGGGACATGATCATCTAGGTCATGGTCAATCTGTACTAGAGGCTGAATCAAAGCATGGATATTTTGGCGAAACTGAACCTATAACCTTTGTATTGGAAGATATTGATCAAATCAAAGAATGGATCGAGAATAATTATCCGGATTTGCCGCATTTTATGTTAGGCCATAGCATGGGTTCTTTTGCTTTACGGAATTATTTACAATTATATAAGGCTGATATCAGTGGAGCGATTTTTATGGGAACTGGTAAAAAAGCTTCTATGTTACCGCTTGCTCTTTCGCTAACGAAAGGATTGAATGTTACCGCACCGAAAAAAACAAATAAATGGTTGGATTATCTGGCCTTTGGAAGTTTTAGCAAACAGTTTCCAGAAAATGGTCGTTTTAATTGGTTAAGTAAAAATCAAGAAAACGTCAAAAATTATGAAACTGATTCGTTAACGGGTTTTACATTTACAAATAATGGGTTTTATACGTTATTTCGTTTAGTTGATGGTGCAAATCAAAATGGTTGGGCCCAAAACATTGATCAGGATTTACCGGTTTTGGTGATTAGTGGTGAACAAGATCCAGTAGGCGATTTTGGTATAGGACCACGGAAAGTTGCAAAAGAATTAGATGAAGCTGGAATCAAGGATGTATCACTCGTTTTATTTGCTGACTTGCGCCATGAAATTTTATTTGAGAATGAAAAAATCGAGGTCTATAAAGCAATCAGCAATTGGTTGCAAAAAAGACTAAATCCTGGGATGAAAAACTAG
- the glpO gene encoding type 1 glycerol-3-phosphate oxidase, with the protein MSFSSKTRQVSIEQMKSEELDLLIIGGGITGAGVALQASAAGMKTGLIEMQDFAEGTSSRSTKLVHGGIRYLKNFDVEVVADTVQERSVVQAIAPHIPKPDPMLLPIYDEPKATFNMFSVKVAMDLYDRLANVIGTKYENYTLTKEEVLEREPQLKSEGLQGGGVYLDFRNNDARLVIENIKRAASDGGLLVSKVKAVGFIQNDQGKIIGVKAEDLLTGEQFDIKAKVVINTTGPWSDMVRGLDMKEKLVPQMRPTKGVHLVVDSSKLHVPQPTYFDTGKHDGRMVFVVPREKKTYFGTTDTDYTGDYEHPTVTQEDVDYLLEIVNSHYPKAHVTIDDIEASWAGLRPLISENGGSDYNGGNNGKISDESFDQVIDIIAKYKNQQASRFDVENVLNHLEDSLAESKENPSAVSRGSLLERSDDGLLTLSGGKITDYRKMAEGALKEIQRILKAEFSSEFQLIDSKTYPVSGGNLDAANVETELIALAKIGMEQGLSQEEAEYLAHLYGSNVTELFEKITTTEPVTGLSLAETLALHYALENEMVLTPADYLVRRTNHLLFMRDTLDEVKQGVISEMSHYHHWSEEQKEYYTTELNQLIAESDLSTLKEGTK; encoded by the coding sequence ATGTCATTTTCAAGCAAAACCAGACAAGTATCTATTGAACAGATGAAGTCTGAAGAATTAGATTTATTGATTATTGGCGGTGGTATTACTGGCGCTGGAGTTGCCTTACAAGCAAGTGCTGCTGGCATGAAAACTGGGTTAATCGAAATGCAGGATTTTGCTGAAGGGACTTCTTCACGTTCAACTAAATTAGTTCATGGCGGAATTCGTTATTTGAAAAATTTTGATGTAGAAGTTGTTGCAGACACTGTCCAAGAACGGTCAGTGGTTCAAGCAATTGCACCACATATTCCTAAGCCAGACCCCATGCTTTTACCGATCTACGATGAGCCAAAAGCAACCTTTAATATGTTTTCTGTCAAAGTAGCGATGGACTTGTATGATCGTTTAGCGAATGTGATTGGCACAAAATATGAAAATTACACATTGACGAAAGAAGAAGTGCTGGAAAGAGAGCCACAATTAAAAAGTGAAGGGTTACAGGGCGGTGGTGTGTATCTAGATTTTAGAAATAATGATGCTCGCCTTGTAATTGAAAATATTAAAAGAGCTGCTTCAGATGGTGGTTTGTTAGTCAGCAAGGTGAAAGCTGTTGGTTTTATTCAAAACGATCAAGGGAAAATCATTGGTGTAAAAGCAGAAGATTTATTGACAGGGGAACAATTTGATATCAAGGCTAAAGTTGTTATTAATACCACTGGGCCTTGGTCCGATATGGTTCGTGGTCTGGACATGAAAGAAAAATTAGTACCACAAATGCGGCCTACTAAGGGGGTTCACCTTGTTGTTGATAGTAGTAAGTTACACGTACCACAACCAACGTATTTTGATACAGGAAAACATGATGGCCGGATGGTTTTCGTAGTTCCTAGAGAGAAAAAAACCTATTTTGGTACAACAGATACAGACTATACAGGAGATTATGAACATCCTACGGTTACGCAAGAAGATGTTGATTATTTATTGGAAATTGTCAATAGCCATTATCCTAAGGCACATGTGACGATTGATGATATCGAAGCAAGCTGGGCAGGTCTTAGACCCTTGATTTCCGAAAATGGCGGGTCAGATTATAACGGTGGGAATAATGGTAAGATTTCTGATGAAAGTTTTGATCAAGTCATCGATATCATTGCTAAGTATAAAAATCAACAAGCAAGCCGTTTTGATGTAGAAAATGTTTTGAATCATTTAGAAGATTCACTGGCAGAGAGTAAAGAAAATCCTTCGGCAGTTTCTCGTGGTAGCCTACTGGAACGTTCAGATGATGGTTTGCTGACACTATCAGGTGGGAAAATCACAGATTACCGTAAAATGGCTGAAGGTGCATTAAAAGAAATTCAACGAATTTTGAAAGCAGAATTTAGTAGTGAGTTCCAGCTGATCGATTCTAAAACGTATCCTGTTTCAGGAGGCAATCTTGATGCGGCAAATGTAGAAACAGAACTGATAGCGCTTGCGAAAATTGGGATGGAACAAGGTTTGAGTCAAGAAGAGGCAGAGTATCTTGCTCACCTTTATGGTTCAAATGTTACTGAACTTTTTGAAAAAATTACGACAACTGAACCAGTCACAGGTTTAAGTTTAGCTGAAACACTAGCACTGCATTATGCGTTAGAAAATGAAATGGTTTTAACACCTGCAGACTATCTTGTTCGTAGAACCAATCATTTACTTTTCATGAGAGACACGCTAGATGAAGTCAAACAAGGCGTGATTTCCGAAATGAGTCATTATCATCATTGGTCTGAGGAACAAAAGGAATATTATACGACTGAATTAAATCAATTGATCGCAGAATCTGACTTGAGTACATTGAAAGAAGGGACGAAGTAA
- a CDS encoding YqgQ family protein, whose amino-acid sequence METLYDVQQLFKQFGIYIYVGARIYDIELMMIELKNIYEGHLIDRDTYLHARSVLQREHRIEESRATEKGTE is encoded by the coding sequence ATGGAAACGTTATACGATGTCCAGCAGTTATTCAAACAATTCGGGATCTATATTTACGTAGGTGCCAGAATTTATGATATTGAGTTGATGATGATTGAATTGAAAAATATTTATGAAGGTCACTTGATTGATCGAGACACGTATCTTCATGCGAGAAGTGTCTTGCAAAGAGAACATCGAATTGAAGAAAGCAGAGCGACTGAGAAAGGAACCGAGTAA
- a CDS encoding ROK family glucokinase: MDKKLIGIDLGGTTIKFAILTTNGDVQQKWSIETNILDEGSHIVPDIIESINHRIALYDMKHEDFIGIGMGTPGSVDIKNGTVIGAYNLNWTKKQSVKTQIETATGIPFVLDNDANVAALGERWKGAGENNPDVVFITLGTGVGGGIIAEGNLLHGVNGCAGEIGHVTVDPGGFECTCGKRGCLETVSSATGVVRVARHMSEEYAGDSELKQAIDDGQDVSSKDVFDYAQADDPFALMVVDKVCYFLGLAIGNVGNTLNPSSVVIGGGVSAAGEFLRSRVQTYFEEFTFPEVRNSTQVKLAQLGNEAGVIGAASLALQFTEKE, from the coding sequence ATGGACAAGAAATTGATTGGGATTGATTTAGGCGGTACAACGATTAAGTTTGCGATTTTAACAACTAATGGAGATGTTCAGCAAAAGTGGAGTATTGAAACAAATATTCTGGATGAAGGCAGTCATATTGTGCCGGATATCATTGAGTCGATCAACCACCGAATCGCTCTTTATGACATGAAACATGAGGATTTTATTGGGATTGGTATGGGGACTCCAGGTAGTGTTGATATCAAAAATGGTACAGTGATTGGTGCCTATAACCTAAACTGGACAAAAAAACAAAGTGTAAAAACGCAAATTGAAACAGCGACCGGAATCCCTTTTGTATTAGACAATGATGCCAATGTAGCCGCTTTAGGTGAACGTTGGAAAGGTGCTGGAGAAAACAATCCAGATGTTGTTTTCATTACACTCGGTACAGGTGTTGGCGGCGGTATTATTGCAGAAGGCAACTTGTTGCATGGCGTTAACGGTTGTGCAGGGGAAATCGGGCACGTAACTGTGGATCCTGGCGGTTTTGAATGTACTTGTGGTAAACGTGGTTGTCTAGAAACTGTTTCAAGTGCAACGGGTGTCGTTCGAGTTGCTCGTCATATGTCTGAAGAATATGCAGGCGATTCTGAGTTGAAACAAGCAATCGATGACGGTCAAGATGTTTCAAGTAAAGATGTCTTTGATTATGCTCAAGCAGATGATCCATTTGCTTTAATGGTGGTTGATAAAGTGTGTTATTTCTTAGGTCTTGCAATCGGTAATGTGGGAAATACACTAAATCCATCAAGTGTGGTTATTGGCGGCGGTGTTTCTGCGGCTGGTGAATTTTTACGCAGCCGTGTTCAAACCTATTTTGAAGAATTTACTTTCCCAGAAGTTCGTAACAGTACGCAAGTCAAATTAGCACAGCTTGGTAATGAAGCAGGTGTGATTGGCGCTGCGTCACTTGCCTTACAATTTACGGAGAAAGAGTAA
- the glpK gene encoding glycerol kinase GlpK: MTEQKYIMAIDQGTTSSRAIIFDKKGNNIGSSQKEFTQIFPKAGWVEHNANEIWNSVQSVIAGALIESGVKPSDIAGIGITNQRETTVVWDKQTGLPIYNAIVWQSRQSSLIADQLKKESHGDMIHQKTGLIVDAYFSATKIRWILDNVEGAQERAEKGELLFGTIDSWLVWKLTGGETHVTDYSNASRTMLFNIHDLDWDQDILEILNIPRIMLPKATSNSEVYGLTKNYHFYGSEIPISGMAGDQQAALFGQMAFEPGMVKNTYGTGSFIVMNTGEKPQLSNNNLLTTVGYGINDKVYYALEGSIFVAGSAVQWLRDGLKMIQTAAESEAVANESHNKNEVYVVPAFTGLGAPYWDSDARGAVFGLTRGTTREDFVKATLQSVAYQVRDIIDTMQKDTGIAIPILKVDGGAANNDLLMQFQADILNTSVQKAQNLETTALGAAFLAGLAVGFWKDLDELKEFYEEGQIFESKMSDEERDDLYEGWQQAVAATQMFKHKSK, translated from the coding sequence ATGACAGAACAAAAGTACATCATGGCAATCGACCAAGGGACAACTAGTTCAAGAGCAATTATTTTTGATAAGAAAGGGAATAATATTGGCAGTTCTCAAAAAGAATTTACACAAATTTTTCCTAAAGCAGGTTGGGTAGAGCATAATGCAAATGAAATTTGGAACTCAGTTCAATCTGTCATTGCAGGGGCTTTAATCGAGTCTGGTGTTAAACCTTCTGACATAGCAGGAATTGGGATCACGAATCAACGTGAGACGACAGTTGTATGGGACAAGCAAACAGGATTACCAATCTATAATGCGATTGTGTGGCAGTCACGTCAATCTTCGCTAATTGCTGATCAACTAAAAAAAGAGAGTCATGGGGACATGATTCATCAGAAAACGGGCTTGATCGTAGATGCTTATTTTTCAGCAACAAAGATTCGTTGGATTTTAGATAATGTTGAAGGTGCGCAAGAACGAGCTGAAAAAGGAGAGTTATTATTTGGAACGATCGATTCTTGGTTGGTTTGGAAATTAACAGGTGGAGAAACTCACGTAACAGACTATTCTAATGCAAGCCGTACAATGTTGTTCAATATTCATGATCTAGATTGGGATCAAGATATTTTAGAGATTTTAAACATTCCCCGGATAATGTTACCAAAAGCGACATCAAATTCTGAAGTTTATGGGTTAACAAAAAACTATCACTTCTATGGTAGTGAGATTCCTATCTCCGGAATGGCTGGTGACCAACAAGCTGCCTTGTTTGGACAAATGGCTTTTGAACCTGGAATGGTCAAAAATACGTATGGTACAGGATCGTTTATTGTAATGAATACAGGAGAAAAACCGCAGCTGTCTAACAATAACTTGCTGACTACTGTAGGCTACGGTATTAATGACAAAGTTTACTATGCTCTAGAAGGGAGCATTTTCGTGGCAGGCTCAGCCGTCCAATGGTTACGTGATGGCTTGAAGATGATTCAAACAGCTGCAGAATCAGAAGCAGTAGCTAATGAATCGCATAATAAAAATGAAGTCTATGTGGTGCCCGCTTTTACAGGTTTGGGCGCACCTTATTGGGATTCTGATGCAAGAGGTGCTGTGTTTGGCTTAACAAGAGGAACAACAAGAGAAGATTTCGTAAAAGCAACCTTACAATCAGTCGCTTACCAAGTTCGTGACATCATCGACACAATGCAAAAAGATACTGGAATCGCTATTCCTATTTTGAAAGTTGATGGTGGAGCTGCTAATAATGATTTATTGATGCAATTCCAAGCGGATATTCTAAATACGTCAGTTCAAAAAGCTCAAAATTTAGAAACAACAGCATTAGGTGCAGCCTTTTTAGCTGGGTTAGCGGTTGGTTTTTGGAAAGATTTAGATGAGCTGAAAGAATTTTATGAAGAGGGCCAAATATTTGAATCAAAAATGTCTGATGAAGAGCGTGACGATTTATATGAAGGATGGCAACAAGCAGTCGCTGCAACACAAATGTTCAAACATAAATCAAAATAA
- a CDS encoding rhomboid family intramembrane serine protease, with product MNYQTQMKIKRLLKQPLVTYLLLGITTTVFLGMELTGGSENSLVLIRWGAMSREEILYLHEYWRFFTPMFLHIGWLHFAVNMVTLYYVGSQVENIYGHWRYLLIYLLSGIAGNVVSFTFGSPNSISAGASTALFGLFGAFVILGRHFRNNPAISFMVQRYATFIGINLIFNLFSSSVDIMGHIGGLLGGLLVASALAVPDRSEEFNIHERIIAGIIFVFLLGVCLVLGLKKFGLLV from the coding sequence ATGAATTATCAAACTCAAATGAAAATCAAGAGATTATTAAAACAACCGTTGGTGACATACCTTTTACTTGGAATCACCACGACTGTCTTTCTAGGCATGGAATTAACAGGTGGCTCAGAAAATAGTTTAGTTTTGATTCGCTGGGGTGCGATGTCTCGAGAAGAGATTCTGTATTTACATGAATATTGGCGTTTCTTTACACCGATGTTTTTACATATCGGTTGGCTACACTTTGCAGTAAATATGGTGACGCTTTATTATGTAGGTTCACAAGTGGAAAATATTTATGGTCACTGGCGTTACTTGTTGATTTATTTATTAAGTGGTATTGCTGGAAATGTCGTTAGTTTTACTTTTGGATCACCAAACAGTATTTCTGCTGGAGCAAGCACCGCATTATTTGGATTATTTGGCGCTTTTGTTATTTTAGGTCGCCATTTTAGGAACAACCCTGCAATTTCATTTATGGTGCAACGGTATGCGACGTTTATCGGGATCAATTTAATTTTTAACTTATTTAGTAGCTCAGTGGATATTATGGGACATATTGGCGGATTGCTTGGCGGACTGCTAGTTGCCTCAGCTTTAGCTGTTCCAGATCGCTCAGAAGAGTTTAATATCCATGAACGGATCATTGCCGGAATTATTTTCGTATTTTTATTAGGCGTTTGTTTAGTCTTGGGTTTGAAAAAATTCGGTTTACTTGTATAA
- a CDS encoding 5-formyltetrahydrofolate cyclo-ligase has product MEKARLRKLGLANLKWLHDHPVLKEQKEAEISQALFNDPAWQKAQTIALTKPLDFEFDTHILLNRGWQEGKKILMPIAGKARQLTFHSVNPKTRFEKSAFGVDEPIAAPEVPAEIIDLVVVPGIVFTHEGFRIGFGGGFYDRFLQHYQGETCSLVFSEQIQENWQVESFDLPVKRLFIS; this is encoded by the coding sequence GTGGAAAAAGCACGGTTAAGAAAATTAGGTTTAGCAAACTTGAAATGGCTTCATGATCATCCTGTGCTGAAAGAGCAAAAAGAGGCAGAAATTAGTCAAGCATTATTCAACGATCCAGCTTGGCAAAAAGCCCAGACGATTGCTCTTACGAAACCACTTGATTTTGAATTTGATACCCATATTCTGCTCAATAGAGGTTGGCAGGAAGGGAAAAAAATCCTAATGCCAATTGCAGGAAAGGCACGACAGTTGACATTTCATTCCGTAAACCCTAAAACACGTTTTGAAAAATCCGCATTTGGTGTAGATGAGCCGATAGCTGCACCAGAGGTACCGGCTGAAATAATCGATTTAGTGGTTGTACCAGGGATCGTGTTTACCCATGAAGGCTTTCGGATTGGTTTTGGCGGGGGATTTTATGATCGCTTCCTGCAACATTACCAAGGGGAAACGTGCAGTTTGGTATTCAGTGAACAGATTCAGGAAAATTGGCAGGTGGAATCCTTTGATTTACCTGTAAAACGATTATTTATCAGCTAG
- a CDS encoding MIP/aquaporin family protein produces MDTSNMTQIFSEFLGTMILILLGDGVCAAVNLKKSKAEASGWIVIAFGWAMAVTIAVYVAGYMGPAHLNPAVTIAMAMTGSFEWSLVVPFIVAQVLGAVVGAVLVWLAYLPHWQVTEDQGAVLGTFATGPAIRNYPANMVTEVIGTFVLVLGLLSFSQHNFTDGLNPLVVGALILSIGLSLGGPTGYAINPARDFGPRLAHQLLPIPTKGNSDWAYSWVPIVGPVIGAAVAAGVYMMMV; encoded by the coding sequence ATGGATACTTCAAATATGACACAGATTTTCAGTGAGTTTTTAGGAACAATGATTTTGATTCTTTTAGGAGATGGTGTGTGTGCGGCAGTCAATCTAAAGAAAAGTAAGGCTGAAGCATCTGGTTGGATCGTGATTGCTTTTGGTTGGGCAATGGCAGTTACTATCGCGGTTTATGTCGCGGGATACATGGGACCAGCGCACTTGAATCCAGCAGTTACGATCGCAATGGCGATGACTGGTAGTTTTGAATGGAGTCTAGTTGTACCGTTTATTGTAGCGCAAGTACTTGGGGCGGTCGTGGGTGCAGTCTTGGTTTGGTTGGCTTACTTACCACATTGGCAAGTAACGGAAGATCAAGGAGCCGTTTTAGGAACCTTTGCCACCGGTCCAGCAATTCGCAATTATCCAGCAAATATGGTGACCGAAGTGATTGGAACATTTGTTTTAGTTTTAGGCTTACTTTCATTTTCACAACATAACTTTACAGATGGTTTAAATCCATTAGTTGTTGGAGCGTTGATTTTATCAATTGGTTTATCTCTAGGTGGACCGACAGGATATGCGATTAATCCAGCACGTGATTTTGGTCCACGTTTAGCACATCAATTATTACCGATTCCAACTAAAGGAAATTCTGATTGGGCTTATTCATGGGTTCCAATCGTTGGTCCAGTAATTGGTGCCGCCGTAGCTGCGGGTGTTTATATGATGATGGTTTGA